CCATACCACTTAGCTTTAGACGCATGACTCCCATAATACACAGAGAGAAGGGCTTGGCATTTGGCATTTGGCATTGGGCACGCACTCACTGACACACCAATCTTAAAAGCTGTTTCTTTAAGCACAATATTGTTGCTCTTTCTCCCTCTTTGTGTTTGTGCTTCTGATCCCCTATCTCATTCTCACCAGGTTTGGTCTACGTCTTTGAATCTACGAAACATGTGCACTTTTTTTAAGTCCTTTTTGGTTGCTGAATAAATAATCAAGAGGACCACACTCACCTGTCTGCCTCAAGCTTACCCCCATGATGCCCCTTGGTATGCCTCTAGCCATGGCACCACATGTTGGAAGCCTACAAGACTAATCAGTGCAATCTTGaccaaataattgaaagagtGAAATGATGAGAAAACATAATTGACACGTCCCATAAAAACCTTCATGAATGTATGTGTATTATGTATAACTTCAAATGTGAAACATACAATGATGCCAATAATGTTGAATGCACGTTATTCAATAAGAATTAAGTACTTTCACACTTTGGTTAGGTGAAGATTTGGTTGGTGGGATGATTCTTCAggttttatgtattttatggAGGATCTCTCCCACGTATAGaaaagatgagaaaaagagaaacttGAATATCATGAgaaaaaatccaaagaaagATTTGAGTTGGATTCCTGAGTGAGTGAAGGAAAATTGAACTTAATTGTCTGATTTAACAAATAACTACTATAATAAACCTTTCAATAAAAAGTAACTGATAATGAAGACTAAAACTAAAAGTGGTCTATCTATGATGTTTTCTAAATGTTCTGTTCGTATAATAAATTACAGGTGACTCTTTTATTAAAAGTGACCCCCAATGTTGAAAGATGCTGAGGGGCAGCAGTTCTTGCAGTACAAAACCCTAATACACCTTGTAGGTTGTAACAAAACCAGCCATATGTTTCTACATTGCAAAAATTTCTTGGGATCACTACCGcatcaaaattttacatcCTGCCTCTCCTGCAtgataaagagaaagaaaagtgaagaGCTTAATTTTATTGGAACGCTGACTGGCTGCAGAACCATTATGGAAAATGTTTACCTTAAGACCAAGCACATTGCATGAGACGCACCAACTGCAACTGATAAAACATGGTAGGGACCCAACCCATCATCTTCCGTTAGAAATATGACCTCCACGGGAGATGTTTGTACCTCTGGCAGCCCAGGAACACCCAATTGAGAATCCTTAGCATTTCCCCACATGTACAATTTACCCTCAGCTTTCACAATCCCAAAATCAACTTATCAATGTCTTTTAGAGACAGGTTTAGAGAAATGATCGGAATGATATCTAAAAGTAAGAGCATAATTGAAAAGCAAGTATTTTACCTAACAAGTTAATGGTCGTTCTAAATTctgaatttaaagaaataataaataaatgataaaagacTGATTAAAACTGTGAAAATGACTTGAACGTCCTGCCTAACtggcaaaagaaaatgacattgAAATATAGGACGCCCGaataattcaatattaaattCTACACACATAATAGAAGTAGATAACCATCGGCTACCTGTTACAGCGGCTGAAGAGGAACCACAACAGGCAATATAGATCACTCGCTTGTCAGCTAAAGCATCAATCACTCTGGgtactttttcattttgtattgaaGAATGACCCAATTGGCCATGTCCTCCGTAACCCCAGGAAAGCACTTTTCCATCACCTGGTTTAGAATAACAAGAAACCTTAATAAACATGAGATGTGAACAATGACCTCTAAAAGCAAAAATAGCAAGTGAGATGAGGTTGCTTCCATTGTCAGTATACCAGTTAATACAAGCGAGTGGTATCCACCGCAAACTATCTGAATGATGGGTGTATCTTCAAGACTAGGAACAGGTTTTGGTTCCCAACCACCAATGTTATTGCCTCTACCAAGCTCAAAGTTGGTGTTTGCTGCATAAGTTACCAACAACAAGATATGCAATGTTAGCAATGTTGTTCGGCAAAGATCCTCTTTAGTCTAGGAAAGAACTGAGCACAAAAAGCTTCTTTATACAGGCCAAACCAACATCTCCATGGCCCAAGGCCAGTAGAATGGAAGAtgcaacaaaatttatgaattttaagcCTAAATGTAGAACACTACAAAGTAAAATGAGCTAACTGGTTCAGTTTCCCATGTTGTAAGATTCTGCAAGTAGATCTAAGTTCTGACATCTAAGTAGATGTGAAAAGAACCCAAATCCAATGTTTTAAAAGCTATTGAGGTTTACACCATCTCCAAGGCTCTAAGTTTTAGCCTCGAGACTTATGCCTTTGTTGAACCATAAGAGGCTTACACCTCCCACAAATGAGGCTCGCGCCTTTGTGAAAACGCACTAAGGCTTAAAATCTCTATGCCTAGTCTAGtgattagaaaaataatagtgaTTTGCctaattcttaattttttaaggtTTGAGTTGTGACAATTTGAACTATGactatttttattgttgtgaACTTAAGAATGCTGAAAGCAAACATATATAGTATAATAAATCATGTTACTAATAATAGTAGTAGTAAGGATAATAAAGATGTCCTTTTAGAAATCTTATTAAGTGAAAATTGTGAGGGTGAAGTTTCTTTTTACACTTTTATATAACTATCTTATTTAACAATACTTGATCATACCAATTTAGGTTTggtaaaatgtttttaatgcATTATTTGAGGCTTACACCCCATACCGCCTAGAGGATTACACCTCGCCTCTTGAAGAGGAGAAGACTCAAGGCCGCCTTTAGCCTTTCAAAGCATTGCCCAAATTTGTTGATCAGTccgataattttttaaactctcaatcattcaaCTGATCTAACGGGCACCGGGCTTGCCTTTATCCTGGCAAGTtcttttgaagtaaaaatCTAGCAGCACAATACATCGACAGTCATTCATTTTAATGCATTCACCAGTCAGTTGCACATCTTCCTATATCTTCAACGCTTTTTCTGGCATTTAGCTAATTCTGTTAACGACCCATCCATCATTCTTTTATTGCAGCCTCTAAAACGCTGGTACAGCATAGTGGCTTATGAAGCAAGATTAAAAATCCTAAAACCTAAACAGCTTACTATAATCCGTTGAACTTTCTAAGACCCCAAATACAATGAAGCAGCACCAACAATTTATTTCCTGATACTCCAATTATGGGGAAAATTCATGATCAAGCATCAtacttttatttcaatttgtaCACAAGTGTGATAATCTCAATCCAGTTTCTATCCTTTCAAATATGTAAACGAGTATGATAATCTTAATCCAGTTTCCATCCTTTCAAATATGTTAATGAGTATGATAATCTCAATTCAATTGTCATCTTATCAGggaaactttattttattgccTCTTATGTTGCCGcacattgaaataaaattcttaCCTCCCCAATTCCAAAGCTTCCCATCCACTCCTAGAGCCATTGTGAAGAAACCACCACAGGACACAGCAGCAACAGGTGCAGGCAATGCTCTCACTCTGCAAGGAATACTCAATCCTCCTCCTTCATTTGGGCCTCGACCTGGACCAAGGCCCAATCTACCATCTCCTTCATCTCGGCCCCAGGTATAGACCTCGCCTGTACCAATGAACATAAAAGGgcaaaaaaactttaatacatAAAAGCTGCAAATTCTTACCCATTTCTGGTAAAGAATAGATGGTGCAAGTATGAAAGTAAAGATTGAGcaactacaaaattaatattaatctttttataagaaattataGTATGAAATCAACAGGTACAAGTGCACAACAATATCATTAAGTTCACAAGAACCATTTagtctattttaatttggggTCAACCACAAATTGGGCATCGGccaatatataaaataccaCAGACCAAGAAGAGATTCTCATAACTTAGTTTTGCAAAACTCATAAGACCACCTGTTGTGGCAGTATACAATCGGGAAAGTAAGAAAGTTGGTGAGACTTGATCTGTGAGTCCAAGGGGATTTTGTTCTCGGTGTAAATATGGTTGCATGTAAGTCAAAGTTAAGCAGGCCATCTTTGAACATTTTTTgagtattttgtattttggtaTTAGGAGAAAATAGGTAGCTCCCAGTCCCACACTTAGCCTTATATCTTTCTCTTTAAGCATAAATAATAGAAGGCATTCTACAATTTTGTTtctgataataataatagttcaCTTGGGGCCTATCAGTTATCCCAATGAGTAAGGAAGTGAGGTGATATACCTGATTGCACTTTCAATTATTACTTATAGCATGACATATCCAGTTTTCACTTATATGAAACCAATAGGTGGGCTGAAAGTTTACACTTCACTGCTGAATGCTTTCAAATAAGAGAAATATAGTTCCAtgtattgaaataaaataagaaccTTTTAGCTATTAATAAACATATCGTCCCATCCCATGTAAAGAttcgtttttctttctaaaatagCATCGATATGAACAACCTGATTCCGTGATTGCTGCAGTATGGGCCCCGCTAGTTGCAATGTGCTTAATTCTGCCTCTCCATGAGCCTTCTACCAATCTAGGGACCAGTTCTCTGTGATAAACAGAATGTCCAAGCGCACCAAAACCACCATAACCCCTGGTagcttcattttttaatgacCGGAGATCAAGTTGGACAGTTTAAGAAATCatgaaatgaaagtaaaagagCATAGTTTCTAAATAGCCTATCAACTGATGGCATGAATTGTAGTTGATAACTAAAAAAGTACCATAAGGCATTTCCCAGGTAAAATGATGGggttttcttttacaattatGACTAAGACATTGAAATGAGATTGCCTGCCTATTCTTCAGCAAACTCTATACATAATAATCCTAACTATCATCTTACTCTATAAATCCTCCaagaaattaacacaatcTGATCCTCAGTAACCGTATTCCAAACAAATTGAGAGTTATGCATGGTAAGAAACAAAAGGCTTCGACCAATACTAAATTGTATAATCAACataaaaatgaactaaaattaaatatcaagtGGAGATACTGACCAAGTGAAAACCTGCCCAAGAGCGTTGAGCGCAACGGAATGCAGACCCCCAAGAGCAATGCAACGAACACTCTCTAAGCGAGAATTCAAAGTGGGAACAAAGACAGGGTTCTCGTGACCAAAACCAAGACGGCCGCCGTCTCCTTTACCCCAAATCCAGACTTTCCCATTAACAAGCAAAGAAGAATGAAACAGCCCACAAGAAATACCGAGCTCAAACGAACCGTCATCCCCAGAATCTTGATTGTCGCCGGAGAATGACGGAAGCTGACCTGGGGCTAGGGCGAGATTATGAATATTGGGAACACTCAAATTGGCCACGGGAGAAGGATACAAACGAATTTCTTCAATGCCGCCACCGAGCTGACCGGAAGAACCTCTGCCCCAGGAGAGCAGCTGGAGAATAGCGGTGGTTCCAGCATTGTTTGAATGCGTTTCTTCGGGAGAATCGTGGTTGTAAAGGAAGGGAAATTTTGACGAAGCGGACGGGGATGGAGGAGATTCAATAAGAGAAGAGAAATGTCGTGAACGAGGGAGATTGGTTGTCAAAGAGCGGAGTGATCGAAGAAAGTACATATCAGAGGAGCCTCGACTCGTCGTCGTCACTGAGAGGAGTATCAGGCCGGAAGGGCGCCAGAAAATATTCCCATTTTGCCAAAATAATTGGATTTGAACTAAAAATTAGAGTTTTAGACAAACTCACGTTGAAAAGACTTAAATGTCCTTATTTAATGGGGGTTCTAATGCCTCAAAATTAGATATGCATATGTTTGGGTGCCATCATTgataatttgtatttgttaGGGTGTTTGGAGCGTTGGTTTTGAATTCCGagtatatacaaaatatttaattaatttttttagtatttttgtacgtataattcaatttcttgatttattattttaatggcactaatgtaaaaacaaaaaaatttaacgttcaataacaataattttgagtACAGTTGCATTAACATGAATgatctaattaaaaatattacaacttattcacaaaatataacaagttaTGTAATCCGATGCTATTTACAAAAGTTTTAGTTAagcaatatattaaaaagcaTCTAATAACtaggtttcaaaataatcGTAGCAAAAACGTCATTCAAAAGCGAGAGTGAAGTAGAATTTAATGATTGTTATGGGTGTCTTCCTATAAATCACATGCaatgtaatatttaaacttaaactgcttttatcaaaagagttttaaaattcaaataagttgaaattatgtataattgtgtgttttaaaatttaattatgagtcaaatatattataaaaaaattaagcttttgtcatttattttcttaaaggtTTAATGGGGAAGGGgattcatatttttcatgtacaaaaaaatgataaaacaaatatgaaaaggaaagtTGTAATgtgttcatttatttttattatttgaatcaaaatgtaccgttttctattttttatttgagtaataaaaaaaattcttttattttacatatataaaaaataaagaaattatatatttattattgaaaataacaagaaaTTACATTAACTATTttgactaaaaaaatttatttaatacataaaatcataaacaaatttttaatgttttttagttAAACCAACTCaacctttaatttatttgacttaTCATCCAAAATTatagtaataatttttaaatggaaTTGAAAgtactaatttaaatttgagaactaaaatttgaaagaaaaaaaaactctcaaatTACTCAATAACGTAAATGTCCAATGCCAAGTCGGTCATATAATTGTTTAAGGTGATTTAGGATTTGACTctgcatgttttatttagtttttagttattgttttgtatCTTGCAAACATCTTATAACCTCCAAACGTGTAATGTGTAATCCTTAGTTAATTACATGAGTTAGAATGCTTCTACACATGCTGTAGAAAGTGTTGCCTACATATTTTGTATCTCACATGTATCTTGCAACTTTCAAACTTCATATGCCCAATCCCAAATAAGTCATATACTTATTTTAAGTGATATGTCAACTTCTAACTTCAAATcgatttttgtcaaattttagtGCATTGCGATGCTGTATGGGATGAGGGGCGAATAAAATATGAAGGAGGCATGTTAAAAGGCATTGTTGccggtaaaaaaaaaacatataaagaTTTATTCATTAAATTATACGATGTTGCAGAAGTTGATCTACAGAGTTTGACATAAAGATAAGATGCATATATGAGATAAAAGTGGAAAATGAACATCCTCAATTTGAGTTAAGCAATGAccgtgatttgaagttttgtaTTCTTGAATGAATGAAGATCCCCCTATACGTCTCATTTGAGCCTAAAAGCAATCAAagtaaacatattttataattcagTATGTGGGAGCAACCAAGTTCATAACTTAAACCTCAATCCTCTAATTGTAATGAATACATGAACTTCAGGTTGGTTTGTGTGGTAACATGATAGGAACCACTTCGGCTATATGAGAATCATATGAGTCATATAATTCAAAAGATTATACTTTTACATGGGAATTGGTTGAGACAAAAATGAATCATTTGACATGTCACAACAAGAAGATACTCCTACAAAAGATTAcagagaaaaagttaaaattcaGTACGACTTCACTAGCTAAGTTGAATGCAAAAGAAGTGTTTGGTCCGAAGAAAACTCTATAAATGAGGAGTTTGATGtaggacaaatattttttcgCAAGAAAGAATTGTCCGTTAGACTAATTGTTTTGacaatgaatttctttttccagtttgtagtaaaaaaaaaaactctactTAAGAGGATCTTTTAGTTAGATGCATTGATAACAAGTGTGATTGGAGATTACGAGCGATGAGATTAAACGATAGatatatttaagattaaataataatatgttcCGCGTCGGCTCAAAGACACGACGACAAGTACCCTAAAAATCTCAATTTGGTGATTGTCCATCTTCTTCTCACGCATACGAAATAAATCCCTAAAAAACCAATAACCTCACCATTAGTTAACAATGCACGAAAATGTGGCAAAAATTAATGgagaaaattgaagtttttagTCTCGTATAAGGTTTGtatgtgttttaaaatattttattatgattttaaacttaaacaagtttatagttacaaattttcatCTAGTAAGCAACAAAGATcgataaacattttattataaaatacgtataacaaattttctttcttagtcTACTCATACCAAATTTTAGcaaccaaaatcaatttacaaattagcaaacttaattaaaaaaccaGAAattgtagaaagaaaaaaaacacaacaaatcaaagaataatttatacacaaataacaatttttttaaagaaatcaagaaAGAACAATCCACTGCAATGGTTGgagtttgagaaaattttctaatttgtatgGAAAAACGATGCACACCGCCACCCCAAGTCTCCATTGTTGTCGCTATCCACCGCCAGTCATGTTGTCGTCATTCAGTGGAAGCACTTTTTATCGTTGTTGTTGAGTAGTCGTGCACCAGAAGTATGTTAATGTAAAATCACCACAACTCACCTAAAATGAGTATAGAATTAGTTTGTAGTTGAACaaaaattcattatattttttccataCTCCACTATATAACGAACAAAAATTCGAACATAGGTCATCCTTAAATTATTGTGAGATTTGTGATATGAAAATCAATATACCTTTAAATTACAAGACAATCAACTTATTGTTGAATAAACTAGATTGAATACcccaacaacaacaatcaaatcAACCAACAGAAAGCAGTAAAAAAGCATAAACAATAATACACAAATCAACAGTAATCAAAGgcaacaaaataaatcatcAAGGCCAGTCAAAACATCAAGGCAACAAATTCTCAAAGAATATTAACACCAATCAATTAAACATCAGATTTAACATTTCTAATTGATGCAATTTTTGCAAATCAATTGAAAATCACCATTAAAATTGCAATTTAGTGTTGTAAGCAAcctatgtttattttttgctaAGTGTTTATAATTTGCCATCAAGCACAACTCAAATATTGAAACTCTCAACAAAAATGACACAAACATCTAAATGAGACAATCTAACTctcaaataactttttttaaaaaaaattagatatagacaataatataatgatcaaatgaaaaaaaaaaaaatctcacaaaTTTTCACATAAAATCTAGATCCTAAACAACAATGGAGCAAAAATCAAAAAACGAGATTTTCacacaaactaaaaagttatCATCTACGTACTAAGAAGTTTAGTAATCAAATGAAAGTCACATTCCCATGTTGTTCAAACTCTCTCACCACATTGAGTTACTTCTGTTTGATTCCCTTCACCTTTCGTTTGAAGATGTTGTGGCAAAGAAGATAGAGAGAAGATCACATAGAAGACGAGATCACGTGAAGAATGAAGTTGCTTATGTTTGTGGCCGACAATCACAGTTAGTTAGTTTCTTGAGTCAACGTCCAAGCCATTCGTTTGTCACATGAAAGGAGAAAATAGTGGAGAGGGGAAGAATGAGGGCAAGAATGGGAAGCATGGAATTGGAGGGAAAGAGTGAGAAGCatgaaattatgattttttaagaGGGCAACTATGacatttcaaatcaaatttgtcATAAAACTCTTCTTTTAGAAATGTAATCCAAAAAATCAACACCATAAAATGTGtctgtttttttatatatataatttttcgaTTTCTATGCTTTTGATACGTTTGTATAACGGTACATGTGATGATGATTCTATGatattacattttaataataatttagaacGAAGACcaaagaaatattttagagACACAAAGTCACATGCAACAGCTCTAATAGACAAAGATATAGAATCAACCTAAAACTAACATTAATCTTCGGTT
This is a stretch of genomic DNA from Cucumis sativus cultivar 9930 chromosome 4, Cucumber_9930_V3, whole genome shotgun sequence. It encodes these proteins:
- the LOC101221711 gene encoding RCC1 domain-containing protein RUG3, mitochondrial isoform X2, whose amino-acid sequence is MYFLRSLRSLTTNLPRSRHFSSLIESPPSPSASSKFPFLYNHDSPEETHSNNAGTTAILQLLSWGRGSSGQLGGGIEEIRLYPSPVANLSVPNIHNLALAPGQLPSFSGDNQDSGDDGSFELGISCGLFHSSLLVNGKVWIWGKGDGGRLGFGHENPVFVPTLNSRLESVRCIALGGLHSVALNALGQVFTWGYGGFGALGHSVYHRELVPRLVEGSWRGRIKHIATSGAHTAAITESGEVYTWGRDEGDGRLGLGPGRGPNEGGGLSIPCRVRALPAPVAAVSCGGFFTMALGVDGKLWNWGANTNFELGRGNNIGGWEPKPVPSLEDTPIIQIVCGGYHSLVLTGDGKVLSWGYGGHGQLGHSSIQNEKVPRVIDALADKRVIYIACCGSSSAAVTAEGKLYMWGNAKDSQLGVPGLPEVQTSPVEVIFLTEDDGLGPYHVLSVAVGASHAMCLVLRRGRM
- the LOC101221711 gene encoding RCC1 domain-containing protein RUG3, mitochondrial isoform X1, whose product is MYFLRSLRSLTTNLPRSRHFSSLIESPPSPSASSKFPFLYNHDSPEETHSNNAGTTAILQLLSWGRGSSGQLGGGIEEIRLYPSPVANLSVPNIHNLALAPGQLPSFSGDNQDSGDDGSFELGISCGLFHSSLLVNGKVWIWGKGDGGRLGFGHENPVFVPTLNSRLESVRCIALGGLHSVALNALGQVFTWGYGGFGALGHSVYHRELVPRLVEGSWRGRIKHIATSGAHTAAITESGCEVYTWGRDEGDGRLGLGPGRGPNEGGGLSIPCRVRALPAPVAAVSCGGFFTMALGVDGKLWNWGANTNFELGRGNNIGGWEPKPVPSLEDTPIIQIVCGGYHSLVLTGDGKVLSWGYGGHGQLGHSSIQNEKVPRVIDALADKRVIYIACCGSSSAAVTAEGKLYMWGNAKDSQLGVPGLPEVQTSPVEVIFLTEDDGLGPYHVLSVAVGASHAMCLVLRRGRM